The following proteins are co-located in the Streptomyces sp. DT2A-34 genome:
- a CDS encoding iron-siderophore ABC transporter substrate-binding protein, translated as MSRKLRTTLLTVTLAAGLAACGSVKDDSNTSSDASGDAKAGASSAFPVSIKHKFGTTKVTKAPERIVVIGNGGTDDIDALYALGVTPVAISKDALSKDGVYPWLKDKIDTKKTELLDTLTAVDYEKVASLQPDLILATSDFTLDKDYKKLAAVAPTIGYETAWGQQTWQEHVQVVAKAVGKEEQGEQVVKDTEDSIAAVKEKHPKLEGKTYSLSIGNTPAKIFTIASEDDFAAKLMSQVGMGLTPSVKNIKTVNGSPTGELSFEQLDKLDADLVVIAFTTPDLKKAFEASDLVKNMSAVKDGRYVVTDVATISQLRSPSALGIPWALNNLEPGFKKLD; from the coding sequence ATGTCGAGAAAGCTCCGCACCACCCTTCTCACCGTCACCCTGGCCGCCGGCTTGGCAGCCTGCGGCTCCGTCAAGGACGACTCGAACACCTCCTCCGACGCCTCGGGCGACGCGAAGGCGGGCGCCTCGTCCGCCTTCCCGGTGTCCATCAAGCACAAGTTCGGCACCACGAAGGTCACCAAGGCGCCCGAGCGGATCGTGGTGATCGGCAACGGCGGAACCGACGACATCGACGCGCTGTACGCCCTGGGTGTCACGCCGGTCGCCATCTCCAAGGACGCCCTCAGCAAGGACGGCGTCTACCCGTGGCTCAAGGACAAGATCGACACCAAGAAGACGGAGCTCCTCGACACACTGACCGCCGTCGACTACGAGAAGGTCGCCTCCCTCCAGCCCGATCTGATCCTCGCCACCTCCGACTTCACCCTGGACAAGGACTACAAGAAGCTCGCCGCGGTCGCGCCGACCATCGGCTACGAGACGGCCTGGGGGCAGCAGACCTGGCAGGAGCACGTGCAGGTGGTCGCCAAGGCCGTCGGCAAGGAGGAGCAGGGCGAGCAGGTCGTCAAGGACACCGAGGACAGCATCGCCGCGGTGAAGGAGAAGCATCCCAAGCTCGAGGGCAAGACCTACAGCCTGTCCATCGGCAACACCCCGGCCAAGATCTTCACGATCGCGTCCGAGGACGACTTCGCGGCCAAGCTGATGAGCCAGGTCGGGATGGGCCTGACCCCGTCGGTGAAGAACATCAAGACGGTCAACGGCAGCCCGACCGGTGAGCTGTCCTTCGAGCAGCTCGACAAGCTGGACGCCGATCTGGTCGTCATCGCGTTCACCACGCCGGACCTGAAGAAGGCGTTCGAGGCCAGTGACCTGGTGAAGAACATGTCCGCGGTGAAGGACGGCCGGTATGTCGTGACCGACGTCGCGACCATCAGCCAGCTCCGCAGCCCGTCCGCGCTGGGCATCCCGTGGGCGCTGAACAACCTGGAGCCCGGCTTCAAGAAGCTCGACTGA
- a CDS encoding methionyl-tRNA formyltransferase: protein MRVAMFGYQTWGHRTLQALLDSDHEVVLVVTHPKSDHAYEKIWDDSVAELAEKNDVPVLLRNRPDDPELLAAVRDAEPDILVANNWRTWLPPELFDLPPHGTLNVHDSLLPSYAGFSPIIWALINGEERVGVTAHRMNGELDAGDILVQRSVAVGPTDTATDLFHRTVDLIAPIVRESLDLIASGRAAAHWQPQDRSRASFFHKRSLEDSRIDWTWPAERLERLVRAQSDPYPNAYTFHRGQRIRIVSAAVSEGRYGGTPGRIFIREDDGVVIVAGPEAHTGRHPGLAVRRVRTDDGTEYAAADYFRTMGGYLTARPN from the coding sequence ATGCGCGTCGCCATGTTCGGCTACCAGACCTGGGGCCACCGCACACTCCAGGCCCTGCTGGACTCCGATCACGAGGTCGTCCTCGTGGTCACCCACCCCAAGAGCGACCACGCCTACGAGAAGATCTGGGACGATTCCGTCGCCGAACTGGCCGAGAAGAACGACGTCCCCGTACTCCTGCGCAACCGCCCCGACGACCCCGAACTCCTCGCCGCGGTGCGCGACGCCGAGCCGGACATCCTCGTCGCCAACAACTGGCGCACCTGGCTGCCGCCCGAGCTCTTCGACCTGCCCCCGCACGGCACGCTCAACGTCCACGACTCGCTGCTGCCCTCCTACGCCGGCTTCTCCCCCATCATCTGGGCGCTCATCAACGGCGAGGAGCGGGTCGGCGTCACCGCGCACCGCATGAACGGCGAGCTGGACGCCGGGGACATCCTGGTGCAGCGCTCGGTGGCGGTCGGGCCGACCGACACGGCAACGGACCTGTTCCACCGGACGGTTGACCTGATCGCACCCATCGTGCGCGAGTCGCTCGACCTCATCGCGTCCGGCCGGGCCGCCGCCCACTGGCAGCCGCAGGACCGCAGCCGGGCGAGCTTCTTCCACAAGCGCTCGCTCGAGGACAGCCGCATCGACTGGACCTGGCCGGCGGAGCGGCTGGAGCGCCTCGTACGGGCCCAGTCGGACCCGTATCCCAACGCGTACACGTTCCATCGCGGGCAGCGGATCAGGATCGTCTCGGCCGCCGTCTCCGAGGGCCGATACGGCGGCACCCCGGGCCGGATCTTCATCCGCGAGGACGACGGCGTGGTCATCGTGGCGGGCCCCGAGGCCCACACCGGCCGTCACCCGGGGCTGGCCGTCCGGCGGGTGCGCACCGACGACGGGACGGAGTACGCGGCGGCCGACTACTTCCGCACGATGGGGGGCTACCTGACGGCGCGTCCGAACTGA
- a CDS encoding lysine N(6)-hydroxylase/L-ornithine N(5)-oxygenase family protein has product MKSPLMGSDTTDTTYDVLGIGFGPSNLALAIAIDEHNADLPADRRINALFLERQPRFGWHRGMLIDDATMQVSFLKDLVTLRNPASDFSFLCFLRERGRLIDFLNQKTLFPLRVEFHEYFEWAAERVRHLVAYDHVVTAIDPVRDDTGTVTHFDVVCRDPERPGRTVTRRAPDISVAVGLEPHVPPGVELSERIWHNSQLLPRVTELAAAGEPVRRAVVLGAGQSAAETVDFLHRSFPEAEVCAVFAKYGYTPADDSPFANRIFDPEAVDVYFGAPSEVKQSLFDYHRSTNYSVVDMELIESLYATAYQEKVAGRERLRFLNVSRIRDVRQRGGGPLDVSVEFLPTGEQQVLETDVLVHATGYRPRDLTALLGEAAKVCLRDDGDAIRVSRDHRVETAPDVTAGIYLQGGTEHTHGLTSTLLSTTAIRAGEIHRSLRDRHTASV; this is encoded by the coding sequence GTGAAGTCACCGCTCATGGGATCGGACACCACGGACACCACCTACGACGTCCTCGGAATCGGCTTCGGGCCGTCAAATCTCGCCCTGGCCATAGCGATTGACGAACACAACGCGGACCTTCCGGCCGACCGTCGGATCAACGCCCTTTTCCTGGAGCGCCAGCCACGTTTCGGCTGGCACCGGGGCATGCTCATCGACGACGCCACCATGCAGGTGTCGTTTCTCAAGGACCTGGTGACGCTGCGCAATCCGGCCAGCGACTTCAGCTTCCTGTGCTTCCTGCGCGAGCGCGGCCGACTGATCGACTTCCTGAACCAGAAGACACTCTTCCCGCTGCGCGTCGAGTTCCACGAGTACTTCGAGTGGGCCGCCGAGCGGGTGCGGCACCTCGTGGCGTACGACCACGTGGTGACCGCCATCGACCCCGTGCGCGACGACACGGGCACGGTGACGCACTTCGACGTGGTCTGCCGGGACCCGGAGCGCCCCGGCCGGACGGTCACCCGCCGGGCCCCCGACATCAGCGTGGCGGTCGGCCTGGAGCCGCATGTGCCGCCCGGCGTCGAACTGTCCGAACGCATCTGGCACAACAGCCAGTTACTGCCTCGCGTGACCGAACTCGCCGCCGCCGGTGAGCCGGTGCGCCGCGCGGTCGTCCTCGGTGCGGGGCAGAGCGCCGCCGAGACCGTGGACTTCCTGCACCGCTCGTTCCCCGAGGCCGAGGTCTGCGCGGTGTTCGCCAAGTACGGCTACACCCCGGCCGACGACAGCCCGTTCGCCAACCGCATCTTCGACCCGGAGGCGGTGGACGTGTATTTCGGCGCACCGTCCGAGGTCAAACAGTCCCTCTTCGACTACCACCGCTCCACCAACTACTCCGTCGTCGACATGGAGTTGATCGAGTCCCTGTACGCCACCGCCTACCAGGAGAAGGTCGCCGGCCGGGAGCGACTGCGCTTCCTCAATGTCTCCCGCATCCGCGACGTCCGGCAGCGCGGCGGCGGGCCGCTCGATGTCTCGGTGGAGTTCCTGCCCACCGGGGAACAGCAGGTGCTGGAGACCGACGTACTGGTCCACGCCACCGGCTACCGTCCCCGCGACCTCACCGCCCTGCTCGGCGAGGCGGCGAAGGTCTGCCTGCGGGACGACGGGGACGCCATCCGTGTCTCCCGCGACCACCGCGTGGAGACCGCGCCCGACGTCACCGCGGGGATCTATCTGCAGGGCGGCACCGAGCACACGCACGGGCTCACCTCGACCCTGCTGTCGACCACCGCGATCCGCGCGGGGGAGATCCACCGCTCCCTGCGGGACCGGCACACGGCGTCCGTCTGA